A genome region from Cystobacter fuscus DSM 2262 includes the following:
- a CDS encoding NmrA/HSCARG family protein yields the protein MSRLLTVLVTGATGKQGGAVARMLLARGHQVHALVRSPDNAQAKALEHLGARLVPGDFEEVDTLEHAMMGVDAVFAMATPYGDEGLDLEGEVRHGRHLIDAAKIARVPHFIYSSVASGNLPTGVPHFETKLVLEEHLRHSTLPYTILAPVFFMENFLGPLFAQRLHEGTLALPLPPHRGLQMIALADFGAFTTRVMERAEDFIGKRIELASDEVTGEQAAALISYVSGHKLRYEEVPLEAIRSRSEDLARMYAWLQTEGYHVDSTLLRQDYPDVGWHTFEDWARVQDWSGLLGTTWRGPVAAEPSLT from the coding sequence ATGTCCCGACTACTGACGGTGTTGGTGACCGGAGCGACCGGCAAGCAAGGAGGGGCAGTGGCGCGCATGCTCCTCGCGCGTGGGCATCAGGTGCATGCGCTCGTCCGCTCACCGGACAACGCACAGGCCAAGGCCTTGGAGCACCTGGGAGCCCGGCTCGTCCCAGGTGACTTCGAAGAGGTGGACACCCTGGAACACGCCATGATGGGCGTGGACGCCGTGTTCGCCATGGCGACGCCGTATGGCGATGAGGGCCTGGACCTGGAGGGTGAGGTACGCCACGGCCGGCACCTCATCGACGCCGCGAAGATCGCCCGCGTGCCCCATTTCATCTACTCGTCCGTGGCGAGCGGCAACCTGCCCACGGGCGTGCCCCACTTCGAAACCAAGCTCGTGCTGGAGGAGCACCTGCGCCACAGCACCCTGCCCTACACCATCCTGGCGCCCGTGTTCTTCATGGAGAACTTCCTCGGGCCCCTGTTCGCCCAGCGGCTGCATGAGGGCACGCTGGCCCTCCCCCTGCCGCCCCACCGCGGCCTGCAGATGATCGCCCTCGCGGACTTCGGCGCCTTCACCACCCGGGTGATGGAGCGCGCGGAGGACTTCATCGGCAAGCGCATCGAGCTCGCCTCGGACGAGGTGACGGGAGAGCAGGCCGCCGCGCTCATCTCGTACGTGAGCGGGCACAAGCTGCGCTACGAGGAGGTTCCCCTGGAGGCCATACGCTCGCGCAGCGAGGATCTGGCGCGCATGTACGCCTGGCTGCAGACCGAGGGCTACCACGTGGACAGCACCCTCTTGCGCCAGGACTACCCGGACGTGGGCTGGCACACCTTCGAGGACTGGGCGCGCGTCCAGGACTGGAGCGGACTGCTGGGCACCACCTGGCGGGGACCCGTCGCCGCGGAGCCATCCTTGACCTAG